A DNA window from Brassica napus cultivar Da-Ae chromosome C1, Da-Ae, whole genome shotgun sequence contains the following coding sequences:
- the LOC106428320 gene encoding F-box protein At1g30790-like translates to MMKRKEREKGSLEAIPLKMEMVIHHQKEVFCDESKDNGVGSGDKRPGKQKVLLSYDMEVETLRRLPGKSLMKFLCVSKNWYSLIRSQRFVASYYAAKPSRFIVAFTNSVFGKPERLFIMSGEEEEGTSSLVANLDMTVPSVTLPHGSAKFSSVHGFLACFDLSKFIICNPSTGQVITFHCKATGTSLGYDPVDDQFKALTQVTSIYVHNPSSMVHEVITLGRGGVVSRTQVTSPPHHPLTMGRCINGFIYYAAWAPIFGATPVFVCFDVRHERILSFITTPKDVMLRGAFTLLIEYKGKLAVVVPDCSKFGLSFNRFYLWILEDSTKHEWSKQTFELPLSLPFSPAAGERMISQGTNKAGDIVFSPTTLPGRAQPFYVFYFNPDTKNIRRVRIHGVADTEEFWSRYGLTDVCRASFSPQHADSIASL, encoded by the coding sequence ATGATGAAACGCAAGGAACGTGAGAAGGGCAGCTTGGAGGCGATCCCTCTGAAGATGGAGATGGTGATCCATCACCAAAAAGAAGTCTTTTGCGACGAGTCAAAGGACAATGGCGTTGGAAGCGGCGACAAGAGGCCAGGTAAGCAAAAGGTCCTCCTCTCTTACGATATGGAGGTGGAGACACTGAGGAGATTGCCTGGAAAGTCGCTTATGAAGTTCCTATGCGTGTCCAAGAATTGGTATTCCCTTATCCGAAGCCAAAGATTCGTCGCTTCTTACTACGCTGCGAAGCCATCCCGTTTTATAGTGGCTTTCACCAACAGTGTATTTGGTAAACCCGAGCGTCTCTTCATCATGTcgggagaggaggaggagggaacTTCTTCTTTGGTTGCCAATCTAGACATGACAGTACCCTCAGTGACCTTGCCTCACGGCAGCGCCAAGTTTTCTTCCGTCCATGGCTTTCTCGCTTGTTTTGACTTGTCAAAGTTCATTATATGTAACCCTAGCACGGGGCAAGTCATTACCTTTCACTGCAAGGCAACGGGCACATCCTTGGGATACGATCCTGTAGATGATCAATTCAAAGCATTGACCCAGGTGACATCTATCTATGTTCATAACCCTAGTTCCATGGTGCACGAGGTTATAACACTTGGAAGAGGAGGAGTAGTATCTCGTACCCAAGTTACCTCCCCGCCTCATCACCCTCTAACTATGGGACGATGCATCAATGGTTTCATTTATTATGCTGCTTGGGCTCCAATTTTTGGAGCAACTCCtgtgtttgtgtgttttgaTGTTAGACATGAGAGGATACTAAGTTTTATCACAACGCCTAAGGATGTCATGCTTCGGGGGGCTTTTACCCTATTGATAGAATACAAAGGGAAGCTAGCTGTCGTTGTACCAGACTGTTCTAAATTTGGTCTTTCTTTCAACCGTTTTTATCTTTGGATACTGGAGGATTCGACGAAACATGAGTGGTCCAAACAAACATTTGAGCTTCCCTTGTCTCTTCCCTTCTCTCCTGCGGCGGGTGAGCGTATGATTTCCCAAGGAACCAACAAGGCTGGTGACATCGTTTTCTCCCCAACAACTCTGCCAGGCCGTGCCCAGCccttctatgttttctacttcaACCCAGACACGAAAAACATTAGAAGAGTCAGGATCCACGGAGTCGCTGATACTGAAGAGTTCTGGAGCCGTTATGGACTCACTGACGTTTGTCGCGCCTCCTTCTCACCCCAACACGCTGATAGTATTGCTTCTTTataa
- the LOC106428288 gene encoding squamous cell carcinoma antigen recognized by T-cells 3-like, which yields MSAMFPLSPSLWLEWARDEASLASSDNVPEIVKLYERGLSDYQSVSLWCEYLNFLREFDPSVNGYTPDGVSKMRNVFERAIPAAGFHVTEGNRIWEGYREFEQGILDTIDKADLEERNKQIQRIRSIFHRHLSVPLKDLSSTLITYKAWELEQGTDLDIGSDDLSKVSPQVAVANKKAQQMYSERAHLEENISKKDLSDTEKFQHLMVRMAYFAVNICLYSVLKLNCNMPTICNHIA from the exons ATGAGTGCTATGTTTCCGTTGAGTCCTTCTTTGTGGCTTGAATGGGCTAGGGATGAGGCATCTTTAGCCTCTAG TGATAATGTGCCTGAAATTGTTAAGCTTTACGAACGAGGACTTTCTGATTATCAG TCTGTATCTCTTTGGTGTGAATACCTGAACTTCTTGCGTGAGTTTGATCCATCCGTAAATGGGTATACACCTGATGGAGTCTCAAAAATGAGGAATGTTTTTGAACGTGCTATTCCGGCTGCGGGATTCCATGTTACTGAAGGCAATAGAATATGGGAAGGATATAGAGAGTTCGAGCAAGGCATCTTAGACACTATTGACAAGGCTGACCTTGAG GAGAGGAATAAACAGATACAAAGGATTCGAAGCATATTTCACCGTCACCTGTCTGTTCCGCTGAAAGATTTGAGCTCCACCCTTATTACATATAAGGCGTGGGAGTTGGAACAGGGCACGGACCTTGATATTGGATCTGATGATTTGAGTAAGGTTTCTCCACAGGTTGCTGTTGCAAACAAGAAAGCACAACAGATGTATAGTGAACGTGCACATCTTGAAGAAAACATATCTAAGAAAGATTTATCCGACACGGAAAAGTTTCAGCATTTAATGGTGCGTATGGCTTATTTTGCAGTTAATATTTGTCTGTATTCTGTGTTGAAGTTGAATTGTAATATGCCTACCATCTGTAATCATATTGCGTGA
- the LOC106428285 gene encoding E3 ubiquitin-protein ligase At4g11680 — translation MSTRYTTQLQSSAITSITVSSSSSLDTTPRDDDNTRMVSASNAGVNSPTPFLIRLAMRVSRARWFIFLRRVFHYQNGSRSDLGANPFESTTWMISELIALLVQITVITFTLALSKNERPIWPVRLWITGYNVGCLLSLMILYGRYRQQDVSQGNGFTFGDIEQQQQRSREETRCSHLMNRCRTLLELFFAIWFVIGNVWVFDSRFGSFHYAPSLHVLCISLLAWNALCYSFPFLLFLLLCCVVPLISSFLGYNMNIGSSEKGASDDQISSLPSWKYKLIDETSDSDSSHASNDPECCICLAKYKDKEEVRKLPCSHRFHVKCVDQWLRIISSCPLCKQDLPN, via the coding sequence ATGAGTACACGTTATACAACTCAACTGCAATCATCAGCCATTACATCTATCACCGtctcctcatcttcttccttagacACCACTCCACGAGATGATGATAACACTCGCATGGTTTCAGCTTCCAACGCTGGCGTTAACTCTCCAACGCCCTTCTTGATAAGACTTGCAATGAGGGTATCTAGAGCAAGGTggttcattttcttgagaagaGTGTTTCATTACCAGAACGGTTCAAGATCCGATCTTGGCGCCAACCCTTTTGAGTCAACCACTTGGATGATATCAGAGCTCATCGCTTTACTCGTACAGATCACTGTGATCACATTCACACTAGCTTTGTCCAAGAACGAGCGGCCTATTTGGCCAGTGAGGCTATGGATCACCGGGTACAACGTCGGATGTCTGCTCAGTCTGATGATATTATACGGTCGGTACCGTCAGCAAGACGTTAGCCAAGGCAATGGGTTTACCTTTGGTGATATTGAGCAGCAGCAACAGAGAAGCAGAGAAGAGACCAGGTGCTCGCATTTGATGAACAGATGCAGGACATTGCTGGAGCTGTTCTTTGCGATATGGTTTGTGATAGGAAACGTATGGGTGTTTGattctcggttcggttctttcCACTATGCTCCAAGCCTTCATGTCCTCTGCATCTCTCTTCTCGCTTGGAACGCTCTCTGCTACTCCTTCCcgtttcttctcttcctcctgCTATGTTGTGTTGTGCCTCTCATTAGTAGCTTCCTAGGCTACAACATGAACATTGGATCCTCGGAGAAAGGAGCTTCAGATGACCAAATCTCTAGTCTCCCAAGCTGGAAGTACAAACTCATCGACGAAACATCTGATTCTGATTCTTCTCACGCAAGCAATGATCCGGAGTGTTGCATATGTTTGGCGAAGTACAAAGATAAAGAAGAAGTGAGAAAGCTACCGTGTTCGCATAGGTTTCATGTAAAATGCGTAGATCAATGGCTTCGTATTATCTCGTCTTGTCCTCTCTGCAAACAAGATCTCCCCAACTAA
- the LOC106428294 gene encoding oligopeptide transporter 5, with protein MVSSLEVTGPESNPPEQKFESNIVIADEEGEEENDSPIEEVRLTVPITDDPSQPVLTFRTWFLGIISCVVLAFVNQFFGYRSNQLMVSSVVAQIVTLPVGKLMATALPTRKFRLPGTNWSGSLNPGPFNMKEHVLITIFASAGAGGAYATSIITIVKAFYHRNLNPTAAMLLLQTTQLLGYGWAGMFRKFLVDSPYMWWPSNLVQVSLFRALHEKEEKCEGKQTRLRFFLIVFFVSFAYYIIPGYIFPSISSLSFVCWIWTRSVTAQQIGSGLHGLGIGSFGLDWSTVAGFLGSPLAVPFFAIANFFGGFIVYFYIILPIFYWSNAYDAKKFPFYTSQTFDFTGQHFNTTRILNQKTFDINLPAYESYSKLYLSVMFALIYGLSFGTLTATISHVALFDGKFIWEMWKKATLTTKDKFGDVHTRLMKKNYKEVPQWWFVAVLIVSFCLALYACEGFNKQLQLPWWGLLLACAIAFTFTLPIGVILATTNQQMGLNVITELIIGYLYPGKPLANVAFKTYGYMSMSQALYFVGDFKLGHYMKIPPRSMFLVQLVATMVSSTVCFGTTWWLLSSIENICNKDKLPVSSPWTCPGDEVFYNASIIWGIIGPGRMFTSKGVYPGMNWFFLIGLLAPVPVWFFARKFPEKKWIKKIHIPLIFSATTAMPVAKAVHYWSWGFVGVVFNYYIFRRYKAWWARHNYILSAALDAGTAIMGVLIYFALQNNNIYFPDWWGSENTDHCPLAQCPTEKGIVIKGCPVF; from the exons atggtTAGCTCTCTCGAAGTCACAGGACCTGAATCCAATCCCCCGGAGCAGAAGTTTGAGTCCAACATCGTCATAGCTG ATGAAGAAGGCGAGGAGGAAAACGACAGTCCAATAGAAGAAGTCCGCTTAACCGTACCAATAACCGACGATCCATCTCAACCGGTCTTGACATTCCGTACATGGTTCCTAGGCATAATCTCGTGCGTGGTACTCGCGTTCGTTAACCAGTTTTTTGGTTACCGGTCGAACCAGCTCATGGTATCTTCAGTCGTGGCACAAATCGTCACCCTCCCAGTAGGAAAGCTTATGGCCACGGCTCTACCAACGAGGAAATTCCGGTTACCCGGTACAAACTGGTCCGGTTCGTTGAATCCTGGACCATTCAACATGAAGGAACATGTATTGATCACTATCTTCGCTAGTGCCGGAGCTGGAGGAGCTTATGCGACCAGCATCATTACCATCGTCAAAGCATTTTACCACCGGAATCTCAATCCCACCGCCGCCATGTTACTTCTTCAAACAACTCAG TTGTTGGGGTACGGATGGGCTGGTATGTTCAGGAAGTTCCTTGTGGACTCACCGTACATGTGGTGGCCTTCAAATCTTGTTCAAGTCTCTCTCTTTAG AGCGTTGCATGAGAAGGAGGAGAAGTGTGAAGGCAAACAAACGAGGCTAAGATTCTTCCTAATAGTGTTCTTCGTGAGCTTCGCTTACTACATAATCCCTGGCTACATTTTCCCTTCCATCTCATCCCTCTCCTTTGTCTGCTGGATATGGACACGCTCTGTCACAGCTCAACAGATCGGTTCAGGGCTACACGGGCTCGGCATTGGCTCGTTCGGTCTAGACTGGTCCACGGTCGCAGGCTTCTTAGGCAGTCCTTTAGCAGTACCGTTCTTCGCTATAGCCAATTTCTTTGGAGGTTTCATCGTCTACTTCTATATTATCCTTCCTATCTTCTACTGGAGCAATGCctatgatgcaaagaagtttCCTTTCTATACCTCTCAGACATTTGATTTCACCGGTCAGCATTTCAACACCACTCGGATCCTTAACCAGAAGACATTCGATATCAATCTTCCCGCTTACGAAAGCTATAGCAAGCTTTACCTTAGTGTTATGTTTGCTCTCATCTATGGACTCAGTTTTGGTACTCTTACAGCAACCATTTCTCATGTCGCTCTCTTTGACGGAAA GTTTATATGGGAGATGTGGAAGAAGGCGACATTAACGACAAAGGACAAGTTTGGAGATGTGCATACAAGACTAATGAAGAAAAACTACAAAGAAGTACCGCAATGGTGGTTTGTTGCGGTTCTCATTGTTTCCTTTTGTCTAGCTCTTTACGCGTGCGAGGGATTTAACAAACAGCTTCAGCTTCCATGGTGGGGACTTCTCCTCGCTTGTGCCATCGCCTTTACCTTCACTTTACCTATTGGAGTTATCCTAGCCACTACAAACCAGCAGATGGGTCTTAACGTTATAACAGAACTGATCATTGGGTACTTGTACCCGGGGAAGCCACTTGCTAACGTGGCTTTCAAGACTTACGGTTACATGAGTATGTCTCAGGCATTGTACTTTGTTGGAGATTTCAAACTTGGTCACTACATGAAGATCCCTCCGAGATCTATGTTCCTTGTTCAGCTTGTTGCGACCATGGTTTCTTCAACCGTCTGCTTTGGGACAACTTGGTGGCTGCTTTCTTCCATAGAGAACATCTGTAACAAAGATAAGCTCCCAGTGAGTAGTCCATGGACTTGCCCCGGGGACGAAGTGTTCTACAACGCGTCGATCATATGGGGTATCATTGGACCTGGAAGGATGTTCACTAGTAAAGGTGTTTACCCTGGGATGAACTGGTTCTTCCTCATCGGCCTCCTTGCTCCTGTCCCGGTCTGGTTCTTTGCAAGGAAGTTCCCGGAGAAGAAGTGGATAAAGAAAATTCACATTCCTCTGATTTTTTCAGCGACTACAGCGATGCCAGTGGCTAAGGCTGTGCATTACTGGTCGTGGGGCTTTGTTGGGGTGGTGTTCAACTACTATATCTTCAGGAGGTACAAGGCGTGGTGGGCAAGGCATAACTATATTCTTTCTGCAGCTCTTGATGCAGGTACTGCGATCATGGGAGTGTTGATATACTTTGCGTTACAGAATAACAACATATATTTTCCTGATTGGTGGGGGAGTGAGAACACAGACCATTGCCCATTGGCGCAATGTCCTACGGAGAAAGGGATTGTCATTAAGGGTTGCCCGGTTTTCTAA
- the LOC106428274 gene encoding uncharacterized protein LOC106428274 — protein sequence MYRARNDRTRAESSRQVRRKREDEDIIKVPEFDYTDLVEKYKFSLVGRMFHQDGRSVDALINHMPKRIIWDVEGRVRGTNLGNNKFQFDFDKEEDLQKVLLRRPCHFNRWSFSLERWKPTIQEDYPNSLLLWVTVIGIPTHYKKDESYRSIGQALGEVDKVDVEGGRVRVHINAEEPLQFERRAGYANGDVIKVALIYAELHRHCYICKRISHEEGTCPELTPEQREANRILRLEQKEKEELAAREAFSVPLRGHDTYNKIDNHTRYPREAILQRRTSAEPTRRSEKTRFDEGRRPEHGDLRDNISNRRDNLAKNVWNRLDQNYVGKIPRNRERLHPYEESLRYFIIKENMETLHHPPVGE from the coding sequence ATGTATCGAGCGAGGAATGATCGTACAAGAGCGGAAAGCTCTCGACAAGTCCGTCGGAAGCGTGAGGATGAGGATATCATTAAGGTTCCTGAGTTCGACTACACTGACCTTGTTGAGAAATATAAATTTTCGCTGGTGGGAAGGATGTTTCACCAAGACGGAAGAAGCGTTGATGCCCTAATCAACCACATGCCGAAACGCATAATTTGGGATGTAGAAGGTCGAGTACGGGGAACTAACCTAGGCAACAACAAGTTCCAGTTCGACTTTGATAAAGAGGAGGATCTACAGAAGGTGCTTCTCCGTCGGCCCTGTCATTTTAATAGATGGAGCTTCTCACTTGAGAGATGGAAGCCTACAATTCAAGAGGACTATCCAAACTCTCTGTTGTTATGGGTCACCGTTATTGGAATCCCAACTCATTACAAGAAAGATGAATCCTATAGGAGTATTGGACAAGCGCTAGGAGAAGTGGATAAAGTGGACGTGGAGGGTGGTAGAGTTCGGGTCCACATAAATGCAGAGGAGCCATTGCAATTTGAACGAAGAGCAGGATATGCGAATGGAGATGTGATCAAGGTTGCCTTAATATATGCGGAACTGCATAGGCATTGCTATATCTGTAAGCGAATCTCGCATGAAGAAGGCACCTGTCCTGAGCTAACTCCGGAACAGAGGGAAGCAAACCGTATCCTCCGGCTAGAACAAAAAGAGAAGGAGGAGTTAGCGGCTAGAGAGGCATTTTCTGTACCACTAAGAGGTCATGATACCTACAATAAGATTGATAATCATACGAGATACCCACGCGAGGCAATTCTGCAGAGGAGAACCTCGGCTGAGCCTACAAGAAGAAGCGAGAAAACGAGATTTGATGAAGGCCGTAGACCAGAACATGGAGATTTAAGAGACAATATCTCGAATAGGAGGGACAATCTCGCAAAAAATGTCTGGAACAGGCTTGACCAGAATTACGTAGGAAAAATTCCCCGAAATCGGGAGAGACTCCACCCCTACGAAGAGAGTCTGAGATACTTCATAATAAAGGAAAATATGGAGACTCTGCATCATCCTCCAGTTGGAGAGTAA